The DNA window TCGAAATCAGCGGATGCGAGGCGATGGCGTCGGTCATCGCCGAAGCGAAGCCCTCGCGGTCGACGGCGAGCGCGCCACCGGCGGGCACCTGGTTGGCGTCGCCGCAGCGCATCAGCAGGGAGTTGGCGAGCCTCATCTCAGCATGCAGCAGGCCGACGGCATTCGTCTCCGCGTCGTCGGACCGGAAGGAATTGGAGCAGACCAGTTCCCCGAGCTTGTCGGTCCTATGCGCGTCGGTTTCGCGCAGCGGCCGCATCTCGTGCAGGACGACGGGAATGCCGGCATTGGCGATGAATGTGGCCGCTTCGCAGCCGGCAAGGCCGCCGCCGATCACGTGATAGGGCGTGTAGAGTGGTTTTGTCATGGCGCGGAAAATAGTCGTATCGCCCTGCGGCAACAAGAGCGATCGGAGGGCTCGGCCGCTAGCGACTGCCGCGTGCCCGCGGAAGGATGGGGAGCCTTGAGGCTTGTCAATGCCGGCCGGCAACCGGCGGCGCAGTATTCGGCCCCGGAATGACAGCCCAAACAAGGAGATCGCTCGTGACCGGCTCACTCAAAGCGAAAATCATGACGATTCTGGATGCGCACCGCATCATGACGGTGGCGACCTTGCGGCCGGATGGCTGGCCGCAGGCGACGACCGTCGGCTACGTCAACGATGGCCTTGCGATCTATTTCCTGTGCGGCCTCGACAGCCAGAAGGCTCGGAACATTGCCCATGACAGCCGTATTTCGCTGACCATCGACCACGACACGTCCGATCTGATGGCCATCGAGGGGCTTTCGATGGCAGCCCACGCCGAACTCGTCACCGATCCGGCCGAAGCCGACCGCGTCATTGCGATGATGCCCGCCAAATATGCCGAACAACGGATCGAGGCCTTGCCCTTTCCGATGCCGACGCACAGCGATGTTCGCATTTACCGCGTGAAGCCGGTCGTCATTTCCGTTCTCGACTACTCGAAGGGATTCGGTCACGCGGATCTGGTTCGGCCCGAGGACCTTTGAGCCGGTCCGTCCATCGCGTTTCGTGCAGGGGATTGGGCACAAAAAAACGCCCACCGGGGGAGGAGATCCGGTGGGCGTATCAGACACCACGGAGGGAGGAGGTTCCGTGGAGATCCGTCGTGTCAGGGGAGGAGGTCCGACACGACTTACGAGGCGAAGAACGGAGGTGGGGAGGAGGTCACCTGCGTTGTTTCAAACCCCGATCCAATGTCCTTCGTTGACAATCTGCCTGAGATCTTAACGAAGGCTTAAAAAACCTCAGCGCGCAGCGCGACGAGCAAGGTTACGGATATCGCTGCGGACGATTCCAAGGTCGTGAAGCTCACGGTTCGAGAGCTGCGACAGTTCTCTGTAGGTCTGCTGGTACTTGACGAAGTGGTTGTACTTCTTAACGATGGTGTCGAACATGGTCGTTATCCTTCAGGTCCGTGTAATTCCGTATCGACGGGGTGTCGTCGCCAGTTTGAAAACTTTCTGCGCCGCCGTCTGTCGAGGAGATATGTAGTCCCATCGGATCCGCATGGGCAGGGGGGTGAGCGCATGTCCCGCATGTTTATTTTGCATAGCGAAATTAAATGCCGGCGGGAATGCGGCGCGGATCGCCCATCGGGCAATCTTTTTTCAAACGATCAAATGAATGCTCGTTTCGATATGATTTAAAAATCAAAGAGTTATAAGTGTCGGCCTGATGGTGGAAGCGTTAACAAGCGCTAACCAATCGGGCAATATTGCGGCGCACAAAAAACATGAAACGGACGTGAGGCGAGATAAAATCGGTTTAAAGAAATGGACGTCAAACCGGCCGAAAACGGGCTAATCGGTTTAAAAACTAAAAACGTTTAGTTCTCGAAGGCCGGATGGCGCATCTGCGGCGCAAATCACCCTGTTCTGACGCATGGCTTACCCAGGATGGGCGCAGGTCGCCCATCAGCCGGGACAGGCTCTCCATGCTCCCCCGCAGGTGAGGGCAAATCCGGACACCCTATTCGGCTGCCCGTCTCGCCCCCTCCGGGCGCCGCTCCAGCATGGTCTTGAGGTAGCGGGCGGTGTGCGAGCGCTCGTTGTCGACGATGTCCTCCGGG is part of the Hartmannibacter diazotrophicus genome and encodes:
- a CDS encoding DUF1127 domain-containing protein — encoded protein: MFDTIVKKYNHFVKYQQTYRELSQLSNRELHDLGIVRSDIRNLARRAAR
- a CDS encoding pyridoxamine 5'-phosphate oxidase family protein gives rise to the protein MTAQTRRSLVTGSLKAKIMTILDAHRIMTVATLRPDGWPQATTVGYVNDGLAIYFLCGLDSQKARNIAHDSRISLTIDHDTSDLMAIEGLSMAAHAELVTDPAEADRVIAMMPAKYAEQRIEALPFPMPTHSDVRIYRVKPVVISVLDYSKGFGHADLVRPEDL